In Gadus chalcogrammus isolate NIFS_2021 chromosome 1, NIFS_Gcha_1.0, whole genome shotgun sequence, one DNA window encodes the following:
- the fam3a gene encoding protein FAM3A isoform X2 has translation MRLAGPLRGVAVVLLVGLTWFLASTIFGGDSGSSVRHFFTGASEEPTAEPRPRRYKCGLSAPCPPKHLAFRVVSGAANVIGPKICLEDKMLVSSLKDNAGRGINVALVNGVTGELLETKSFDMWAGDVSDLLKFIRPLHEGTLVFVASFDDAATKMNDEARRLFEELGSTAAKELAFRDSWVFVGAKGIENKSPFEQRMKNSKGNNKYEGWPESLEMDGCIPLRAPLES, from the exons ATGAGATTAGCAG GTCCACTAAGAGGAGTAGCAGTGGTACTATTGGTCGGACTCACCTGGTTTTTGGCCAGCACGATATTCGGAGGAGACAGTGGCTCATCAGTGCGACATTTCTTTACTG gcGCAAGTGAGGAGCCAACAGCCG AGCCTCGTCCCCGTAGGTATAAATGTGGCCTTTCGGCCCCATGTCCTCCAAAGCACCTTGCGTTCCGTGTGGTGTCAGGAGCTGCCAATGTGATCGGACCCAAAATCTGCCTGGAAGACAAGAT GTTGGTGAGCAGTTTGAAGGACAACGCTGGCCGAGGCATTAATGTCGCTTTAGTAAATG GCGTGACGGGAGAGCTGCTAGAAACCAAGTCTTTTGACATGTGGGCAGGAG ATGTCTCTGACCTGCTGAAATTCATCCGACCGCTCCATGAGGGAACTCTGGTGTTTGTTGCGTCCTTTGATGATGCTGCCACTAA AATGAACGATGAAGCCAGACGACTGTTCGAGGAGCTGGGCAGCACGGCTGCGAAGGAGCTGGCCTTTCGAGACAGCTGGGTGTTCGTTGGCGCCAAGGGTATCGAGAATAAAAGTCCATTCGAGCAG CGTATGAAGAACAGTAAAGGCAACAACAAGTACGAGGGCTGGCCAGAGTCTCTAGAGATGGACGGCTGCATACCTCTTCGCGCACCCCTGGAGAGCTAG
- the fam3a gene encoding protein FAM3A isoform X1, with amino-acid sequence MRLAGPLRGVAVVLLVGLTWFLASTIFGGDSGSSVRHFFTGASEEPTAAEPRPRRYKCGLSAPCPPKHLAFRVVSGAANVIGPKICLEDKMLVSSLKDNAGRGINVALVNGVTGELLETKSFDMWAGDVSDLLKFIRPLHEGTLVFVASFDDAATKMNDEARRLFEELGSTAAKELAFRDSWVFVGAKGIENKSPFEQRMKNSKGNNKYEGWPESLEMDGCIPLRAPLES; translated from the exons ATGAGATTAGCAG GTCCACTAAGAGGAGTAGCAGTGGTACTATTGGTCGGACTCACCTGGTTTTTGGCCAGCACGATATTCGGAGGAGACAGTGGCTCATCAGTGCGACATTTCTTTACTG gcGCAAGTGAGGAGCCAACAGCCG CAGAGCCTCGTCCCCGTAGGTATAAATGTGGCCTTTCGGCCCCATGTCCTCCAAAGCACCTTGCGTTCCGTGTGGTGTCAGGAGCTGCCAATGTGATCGGACCCAAAATCTGCCTGGAAGACAAGAT GTTGGTGAGCAGTTTGAAGGACAACGCTGGCCGAGGCATTAATGTCGCTTTAGTAAATG GCGTGACGGGAGAGCTGCTAGAAACCAAGTCTTTTGACATGTGGGCAGGAG ATGTCTCTGACCTGCTGAAATTCATCCGACCGCTCCATGAGGGAACTCTGGTGTTTGTTGCGTCCTTTGATGATGCTGCCACTAA AATGAACGATGAAGCCAGACGACTGTTCGAGGAGCTGGGCAGCACGGCTGCGAAGGAGCTGGCCTTTCGAGACAGCTGGGTGTTCGTTGGCGCCAAGGGTATCGAGAATAAAAGTCCATTCGAGCAG CGTATGAAGAACAGTAAAGGCAACAACAAGTACGAGGGCTGGCCAGAGTCTCTAGAGATGGACGGCTGCATACCTCTTCGCGCACCCCTGGAGAGCTAG